CCTTTTCATAGATGGTGAAATCGTCGCCCGCTTCGTTGAGCTTGATACCGGCCAGGATGCCGGCCATGCCCGCGCCGATCACGGCGTAGCGAAGGCGTTTGCGTTCATATGCGGTAGACAATGCACTCTCCTGATAGCTGATGAGGCAAGTCTACGACGCTCCGTGGGGCGCGCATCACCCAATTGGATTAGGGTCCGCGCGGTTCCCTTATGTGGAGAGAGAGGCCGCCGAACTCAGCAGCATGCGCACCAGTTCGCCCTGACGGTTGGTGCCGGTTTTCAGGAACACCGACTGGAGCTGACTGCGGGCCGTGTTCCGGCTGATGCCGATATGGTTCGCCGCCTCCTCGACGCTCGCGCCCCGCGCCATTTCGCTCGCCAGCAAGGCTTCGGCCGGGGTGAGTCCGAACAGGTGGGAAAGGGTGCTGGCCGGGATGATCGGCCGATGCTCGGGATCGCGCAGGATCAGCAGGGCAGTGCGCTGCAACGGGTTTCTCAGCGGATGGAAGGCGGGGCCGGGGCGGATAATCACCGTCAGCGGCAGGACGCTGCCCGGCCGTTGCAGCGCCAGCGGGGCGTAGACCCGCCAATCCGCTTCGGCCTGCTGCTCAGCCGCCATTTTGCGCAATTCGGTCAGCAGGCGGGCTGTGTCCTCGGGATTCGTCGCCTTCAGCTTGCCGCGCGACAGGCCCATGCCCGCGCCCTCCGCCAGAATGGCGTCGGCGATGGCATTGGTCATCAGCATGGTGCCGTCCGGCGTGGCGAGAATGACGCCGATGCCACTCGTTTCCAGCGCGGCCGTGGACATGAGCAGCCGCCTTTGCAGCCCGACCCCCTGGAAAAACAGCTTGAGTGCCCGCCTGAACGCGGGTGCCAGCTCTGCCAGCAGCCGGTGCGTCCGATCGTCGAAGGGACCGGTGGCCTGGTCCTTCCACAGGGTGAAATGGGCCATGCCATGTTCCCGGCAATCGAGCGAGAGGGTAAGCGTTCGCGCTACCCCTTCCGCGATCAGCGACGCGCCGCCCGGCAGGGAGACCTCGCCGCGTTGGTCGGGCCGATCATCCCCGCTCGCCTTGAAAAAGCCGGACCGATGGAGCGCCTTCACCGCTTCGCTGATATGGTCGATGTTCAGCATGACCACGGGATCGGCGCTGTCGCCAAAGCCCCCCGCATCAAGGACGAGCGACGCGTAGGCGCAACCGAACGTCCTGTTCGATGCCACCAGAAATTCATGCCATGCGGGTGTGCCGGACAGGCTGTCATAGAGGATGTTGAGCAAATTCTCGCGATCGAGATCATGGTTCGGCACTGCGTCTCTCTCTCCCCAAATCCGTCTTTTCCTGCCGATACCGGCGTAGCAGCGATCGCTTTCCGCTACAGGGCCTGTTCGCCTTGACCTGCCATATGGCGCATTTCGTTGATCTGCCAAAGAAGCAGCGTCGGCAACCCGATCGCCATGTCGCGGGCGCGCTTGGCGAGCGAAAGGGCAAGGGCGGTTTCCGGCGGCAGGCCGAAAAGCGGACCGGCGAAGGCATAGGCGACCTCCTGCACTCCCAGCGCGCCGGGAATGACGAAGGCGATGCTGCGCAGCGTGAAGATCAGGCTTTCCAGCGCCAATATGTCCCACACCGATGCGTGGGTGCCCATCCATCTGAGCGCCAGCCAGGCGCCGATCCCGCTGGCCACCCAGGCCACCAGATTGGCGCCGAAGGCCAGTGCCACGCGGTCCTTCCGCGTATAGATGCGCGCCAGTTCCGACCGCATGCCCGCCATGGCGGTCGATCCGGGCAGGAAGCGGCCGGCCATGCGCGTGGCAAAGTCCAGCGCGGCCCGCTGCATGGTGAAGAACAGCAGGATGATCACGACCATGACCAGCGTGCCGCCCAGTATAGCC
This window of the Sphingobium sp. EM0848 genome carries:
- a CDS encoding helix-turn-helix transcriptional regulator, encoding MPNHDLDRENLLNILYDSLSGTPAWHEFLVASNRTFGCAYASLVLDAGGFGDSADPVVMLNIDHISEAVKALHRSGFFKASGDDRPDQRGEVSLPGGASLIAEGVARTLTLSLDCREHGMAHFTLWKDQATGPFDDRTHRLLAELAPAFRRALKLFFQGVGLQRRLLMSTAALETSGIGVILATPDGTMLMTNAIADAILAEGAGMGLSRGKLKATNPEDTARLLTELRKMAAEQQAEADWRVYAPLALQRPGSVLPLTVIIRPGPAFHPLRNPLQRTALLILRDPEHRPIIPASTLSHLFGLTPAEALLASEMARGASVEEAANHIGISRNTARSQLQSVFLKTGTNRQGELVRMLLSSAASLST
- a CDS encoding lysylphosphatidylglycerol synthase domain-containing protein, producing MLATVAGLMVAVWTIGATGLKDVLATAGRMGLTGFLAYCLWSLGVFFLLGAAWLAAAPGEQGRSLPLFAWARMVREAVSDLLPFSQLGGIIVSTRTLTAAALPSSRVHGSLVVDLTTEMASQLVYTLFGLALMGSLLIGDGAAVHLRPAILGGTLVMVVIILLFFTMQRAALDFATRMAGRFLPGSTAMAGMRSELARIYTRKDRVALAFGANLVAWVASGIGAWLALRWMGTHASVWDILALESLIFTLRSIAFVIPGALGVQEVAYAFAGPLFGLPPETALALSLAKRARDMAIGLPTLLLWQINEMRHMAGQGEQAL